In Aliiglaciecola sp. LCG003, a genomic segment contains:
- the hda gene encoding DnaA regulatory inactivator Hda, protein MPRQIVLDVNLPDEQTFDTFIVGDNDLLVEQCRQLVSPSENDGTPFLTFLAGAEGAGKSHLLVALCHLAAQQNISHFYLSLEPDMPFPAQILDDLEKIQLVCIDNIQHLSHQLDWQEALFDLINRSQETQGCKLVISANQGPKNLEFQLADLISRLTWGISFTIQPLDDDLIEKALVLKAKSRGIIIAPESIRYLISHTRRDLHSLTQTLETLELKSLQEKRKLSIPFIKQALDI, encoded by the coding sequence ATGCCTCGCCAAATTGTACTTGATGTAAATTTACCTGATGAACAAACATTCGACACATTTATTGTCGGTGATAACGATTTGTTGGTAGAGCAATGTAGGCAACTGGTGTCGCCCAGTGAAAATGACGGCACACCGTTTCTAACCTTCCTTGCGGGTGCTGAAGGCGCTGGTAAAAGCCACTTGTTGGTCGCATTATGCCACTTGGCTGCACAGCAGAATATTTCTCACTTTTATTTATCGCTAGAGCCAGACATGCCGTTTCCGGCGCAAATTTTAGATGATTTAGAAAAAATTCAGTTAGTCTGTATCGATAACATTCAGCACTTGTCACATCAGCTTGACTGGCAAGAGGCCTTGTTTGACTTAATTAATCGTAGTCAGGAGACACAGGGTTGTAAATTAGTGATTAGTGCTAATCAAGGCCCCAAGAATTTAGAGTTCCAATTGGCCGATTTAATCTCAAGGCTAACTTGGGGCATTAGCTTCACAATACAGCCACTGGATGATGACCTGATTGAAAAGGCCCTAGTATTGAAAGCCAAAAGCCGTGGGATCATTATTGCTCCGGAATCTATTCGCTATTTAATTAGTCATACCCGACGGGATCTGCATAGCTTGACCCAAACTTTAGAAACATTAGAGTTAAAAAGTTTGCAAGAAAAACGGAAGCTTAGTATTCCGTTTATCAAGCAAGCATTAGATATTTAA
- a CDS encoding glycine cleavage system transcriptional repressor translates to MKQQLIVTFLGANNVGILSEIANAVSDSGCNILDSRQAIYGEDFSLTMILEGNQTAVTKAEIKLPQTCQRLDLLSMMKRTKRHCKQNLEHLIDVEVSGDDTPGVVHKISSLLAQYSAAISALRQNTFTDQDSQKEKMKIKFVASVPQGANVSSLQTDFNALLDNMGLTGKISENH, encoded by the coding sequence ATGAAACAACAACTCATAGTCACCTTTTTAGGTGCTAATAATGTCGGGATTTTAAGCGAAATTGCAAATGCAGTGAGTGATTCGGGTTGTAATATTCTCGATAGCAGACAAGCCATTTACGGAGAAGATTTTTCTTTAACGATGATTTTGGAAGGTAATCAAACTGCCGTGACTAAGGCAGAAATAAAGCTCCCGCAAACCTGCCAACGCTTAGATCTTTTATCGATGATGAAACGTACCAAGCGTCATTGTAAGCAGAACTTAGAACACTTAATTGACGTGGAAGTGAGCGGTGATGATACACCTGGAGTAGTGCATAAAATTTCATCTTTACTGGCACAATACAGCGCCGCTATCAGTGCATTGCGTCAAAACACCTTTACAGACCAAGACAGCCAGAAAGAAAAAATGAAAATTAAATTTGTCGCTAGTGTCCCCCAAGGTGCAAATGTTAGCAGTTTACAAACTGATTTTAATGCTCTACTTGATAACATGGGTCTAACTGGCAAAATTAGCGAAAACCATTAG
- the bcp gene encoding thioredoxin-dependent thiol peroxidase, whose protein sequence is MQRLQAGDTAPQFTLPDQNGKPINLADFTGKKVIIYFYPKAMTPGCTVQAQGLRDSKDELDKANVVVLGVSPDAIKRLPKFIERDELNFTLLSDEDHAVADQFGVWGLKKFMGKEYDGIHRITFLIDEKGIVEHVFDKFKTKDHHQVILDYLAQS, encoded by the coding sequence ATGCAACGTCTACAAGCTGGCGATACAGCACCGCAATTTACTCTCCCCGATCAAAACGGTAAACCAATAAATTTGGCCGATTTCACTGGTAAAAAAGTCATTATATACTTTTATCCCAAGGCGATGACCCCAGGTTGTACAGTACAAGCCCAAGGGTTAAGGGATAGTAAAGACGAACTCGATAAAGCTAACGTAGTGGTATTAGGAGTGAGTCCGGACGCCATTAAGCGTCTGCCTAAATTTATCGAAAGGGATGAGCTTAATTTTACCCTGTTATCTGATGAAGATCATGCAGTTGCCGACCAATTTGGTGTCTGGGGCCTGAAAAAATTCATGGGCAAAGAATACGATGGCATACATCGAATTACCTTTTTGATTGATGAAAAAGGTATTGTGGAACATGTTTTTGATAAATTTAAAACCAAAGATCATCATCAAGTGATATTGGACTATTTAGCGCAAAGTTAA
- a CDS encoding DUF2069 domain-containing protein produces MQLKTPFYRKLALTSYLLLLVWVPVWHLLLALPVGRTFQFEILLALVWTIPLLFPLRGMIAGKPYTHAWANFVVMFYLIHALTSIYAVENERIYAAIELLLSSGMFIGCSVYARMRGKELGLGIKKLKTEMAEEKSFFENK; encoded by the coding sequence ATGCAATTGAAGACCCCTTTTTATCGAAAATTAGCCCTGACTAGCTACCTGTTACTTTTGGTATGGGTTCCTGTGTGGCATTTATTGCTAGCACTGCCTGTAGGACGGACGTTTCAATTTGAGATTTTACTGGCATTAGTTTGGACTATCCCACTCTTGTTCCCCCTTAGAGGTATGATCGCTGGTAAACCTTATACTCACGCTTGGGCCAATTTTGTGGTGATGTTCTATCTTATTCACGCCTTGACCAGCATCTATGCGGTGGAAAATGAACGTATATATGCTGCCATTGAACTTCTACTTAGCAGCGGCATGTTTATTGGATGTAGTGTCTATGCTCGCATGCGCGGGAAGGAATTGGGTTTAGGTATCAAAAAGTTAAAAACAGAGATGGCGGAAGAAAAATCTTTTTTTGAAAACAAGTGA
- a CDS encoding AI-2E family transporter: MLELFDRWYKRKFSDPDSLMLLMLLVCVSLVFAFWGGILMPAIVAAVIAYLLDWPVVQLIRTGISRIYATALVLSLFMAISVLTFVVLVPIITQQSVNLIKETPQIWQEGQQWLLTLPDLYPNYVQVGHIQNMLHGLNEKVVQVGEQIISASFSSLADIGALLIYLILVPLMVFFMLKDKPLLLDNISKLLPNERRLIKQVGSEMNSQIANYIRGKVIEIVIVGSVSSITFAFMDLRYAVLLGVLVGFSVLIPYIGAAVVTIPVAIVALFQWGISPDFWYLMFFYGIIQALDGNVLVPILFSEAVSLHPIYIIIAVLFFGGLWGFWGVFFAIPLATLVKAVITAWSPTENQLPTV; encoded by the coding sequence ATGTTAGAGCTTTTTGACCGATGGTATAAACGTAAATTTTCGGATCCAGATTCGTTAATGTTATTAATGCTATTAGTTTGTGTGTCTTTAGTATTTGCTTTCTGGGGTGGGATTTTAATGCCCGCCATAGTCGCAGCTGTTATTGCTTATTTACTCGACTGGCCCGTTGTTCAACTAATTAGAACGGGAATCTCAAGGATTTATGCCACCGCCTTGGTTCTGTCTTTATTTATGGCAATATCGGTTTTAACCTTTGTGGTGTTGGTACCGATTATTACTCAACAGAGTGTCAATTTGATCAAAGAGACGCCGCAGATTTGGCAAGAAGGTCAACAATGGCTACTTACCTTACCTGATTTATATCCAAATTATGTGCAAGTTGGCCATATTCAAAATATGTTGCACGGTTTAAATGAAAAAGTCGTGCAGGTTGGAGAGCAAATAATATCAGCATCATTCAGTTCATTGGCTGATATCGGTGCCTTGTTAATTTATCTTATTCTGGTGCCTTTGATGGTGTTTTTCATGCTTAAGGATAAACCGCTATTGTTAGACAATATTTCCAAATTGCTTCCCAATGAACGCAGATTAATCAAGCAGGTCGGCTCTGAGATGAACTCTCAAATTGCCAATTACATCCGTGGAAAGGTGATCGAGATTGTCATCGTCGGTAGCGTATCCTCTATTACCTTTGCCTTTATGGACCTCCGTTATGCGGTGTTATTAGGGGTGCTGGTAGGTTTTTCGGTATTGATACCCTATATAGGTGCAGCTGTAGTGACTATACCTGTGGCTATCGTTGCGTTATTCCAATGGGGGATCAGCCCGGATTTTTGGTATCTAATGTTTTTCTACGGAATAATTCAAGCTTTGGACGGTAACGTGCTAGTCCCAATACTTTTTTCAGAAGCGGTTAGTCTGCACCCGATTTATATTATTATTGCGGTGTTATTTTTTGGTGGGCTGTGGGGTTTCTGGGGCGTGTTTTTCGCTATCCCTCTTGCAACCCTTGTCAAAGCCGTAATTACTGCCTGGTCACCGACTGAAAATCAGTTGCCAACGGTTTAA
- the purN gene encoding phosphoribosylglycinamide formyltransferase: MINSPTSVAVLISGNGSNLQAILDYFNDKPDVAKIIAVISNVDGAYGLTRAQQAKVPGIVIDHKAFSTRQDYDQALLETLTELQVDLVVLAGFMRILSEDFVKTWEGKMLNIHPSLLPKYKGLHTHQKALDAGDKEHGASVHFVTPELDGGPVIIQSKVPVFEDDTTTELAERVQQQERNIYPLVVDWFCSKRLVMVNNKAVLDGNELPESGYAAD; this comes from the coding sequence GTGATTAACTCTCCTACTTCAGTTGCCGTGCTCATTTCAGGAAATGGTTCCAATTTGCAAGCCATTTTGGATTATTTTAATGATAAGCCAGATGTAGCTAAAATAATTGCAGTGATTTCAAATGTAGATGGTGCTTACGGACTAACGCGGGCCCAGCAGGCAAAGGTCCCCGGCATAGTGATAGATCATAAAGCTTTTTCTACGCGTCAAGATTATGATCAAGCATTGCTGGAAACGTTAACTGAGTTGCAAGTCGACTTAGTGGTGTTAGCTGGATTTATGCGAATTTTAAGCGAAGACTTCGTCAAAACTTGGGAAGGCAAAATGCTGAATATACATCCTTCTTTGTTGCCGAAGTATAAAGGCTTGCACACCCATCAAAAAGCATTGGATGCAGGAGATAAAGAGCATGGCGCCTCGGTGCATTTTGTTACACCTGAGTTGGACGGTGGCCCAGTTATAATACAGTCAAAAGTCCCAGTGTTTGAGGATGATACGACAACTGAGTTAGCCGAAAGAGTTCAGCAACAAGAACGCAATATTTACCCTCTTGTTGTAGACTGGTTTTGTAGTAAACGGTTGGTTATGGTAAATAATAAGGCAGTATTGGATGGAAACGAACTTCCCGAATCAGGCTATGCAGCTGATTAG
- a CDS encoding DUF3108 domain-containing protein, producing the protein METNFPNQAMQLISKIKYGFALLVLGCCSVASAAGLTEFEAQYKAYQYGRELGEATLKLESLGRQKYRLAYQSKISFFFLSDMRKEVSLFSFENDTITPFKYTYQRTGFGSDKDLLAEFNRQDNSILVNKEQKLTWHDEFDNQLYRLDIQLQLSNDKTSFKYNLINSRGELRHYDMLVLDKEPLELPYGSIEGIKVKLMRENSKRETFAWFAPSLNYQLVRLQQFKDGEEQGDIQLARFQSAN; encoded by the coding sequence ATGGAAACGAACTTCCCGAATCAGGCTATGCAGCTGATTAGTAAAATTAAATATGGATTTGCGCTTTTGGTATTGGGTTGCTGCTCCGTGGCTTCTGCTGCTGGCTTGACCGAATTTGAGGCGCAATATAAAGCCTATCAATATGGTCGAGAACTGGGTGAGGCCACCCTTAAACTAGAATCACTTGGTCGGCAAAAGTATCGCTTGGCTTACCAGTCAAAAATATCCTTTTTCTTTTTATCTGATATGCGAAAAGAAGTTAGTTTGTTTAGTTTTGAAAATGACACCATTACGCCGTTTAAATACACTTATCAACGCACTGGATTTGGTTCAGATAAAGATCTATTAGCTGAATTCAATCGTCAAGATAACTCTATTTTAGTCAATAAAGAGCAAAAACTTACCTGGCATGATGAGTTTGATAACCAACTCTATCGTTTGGATATTCAACTGCAACTGTCAAATGATAAAACGTCCTTCAAGTACAATCTTATTAATAGCCGAGGAGAACTACGCCATTATGATATGTTAGTTTTGGACAAAGAACCTTTGGAGCTGCCCTATGGCAGTATAGAAGGAATAAAAGTTAAGTTAATGCGCGAAAATAGCAAGCGAGAGACTTTTGCTTGGTTTGCGCCTTCTCTTAATTATCAACTTGTCCGCTTACAACAATTCAAAGATGGCGAAGAACAAGGCGATATCCAACTCGCCCGATTCCAAAGCGCCAATTAA
- the purM gene encoding phosphoribosylformylglycinamidine cyclo-ligase, whose protein sequence is MSDTNPSLSYKDAGVDIDAGNQLVERIKSVTKKTHRPEVKGGLGGFGALCSIPQKYKTPLLVSGTDGVGTKLRLAMDLKKHFGIGIDLVAMCVNDLIVQGAEPLFFLDYYATGKLDVDTATEVVSGIGAGCEMSGCALIGGETAEMPGMYHGNDYDVAGFCVGVVEADDVIDGSHVKAGDGIIALASSGPHSNGYSLIRKVLEVSGAQTDQAFEGTTLADHLLEPTRIYVKSILKLLETTKVHAISHITGGGFWENIPRVLPEGVKAVVQGNSWTRPAIFDWLQQQGNITEHEMFRTFNCGVGLIIVLPDSDVQNAIDILNSLGETAWKLGSIEAQSPQDEQVEII, encoded by the coding sequence GTGAGCGATACAAATCCATCCCTTAGTTACAAAGACGCAGGCGTTGATATTGATGCTGGAAACCAACTAGTAGAAAGAATCAAATCTGTAACCAAAAAAACTCATCGTCCAGAAGTTAAAGGTGGGTTAGGTGGATTTGGTGCACTTTGTTCCATCCCACAGAAGTATAAAACCCCCTTATTAGTTTCGGGTACCGATGGCGTGGGAACCAAACTTCGCTTGGCCATGGATCTGAAAAAACACTTTGGGATTGGCATTGATTTGGTCGCAATGTGCGTCAATGATTTAATCGTTCAAGGCGCAGAGCCGTTATTTTTCCTGGACTACTATGCCACTGGAAAACTTGACGTTGATACTGCTACTGAAGTGGTAAGTGGAATTGGTGCTGGCTGTGAAATGTCAGGATGTGCATTAATAGGTGGTGAAACCGCTGAGATGCCAGGGATGTATCACGGCAACGATTATGATGTCGCAGGTTTTTGTGTGGGCGTTGTCGAGGCAGACGATGTCATTGATGGCAGCCATGTAAAAGCAGGCGACGGGATCATTGCCCTTGCCTCTTCTGGACCTCATTCGAATGGTTATTCATTGATCCGCAAGGTACTTGAGGTTAGTGGCGCTCAAACAGATCAAGCATTTGAGGGTACAACCCTTGCTGATCATCTTCTTGAGCCAACCCGGATATATGTAAAATCCATACTTAAACTTTTAGAAACAACTAAGGTTCACGCCATTTCACATATTACCGGTGGTGGTTTTTGGGAAAATATCCCCCGTGTTTTACCCGAAGGTGTAAAAGCGGTTGTGCAAGGCAATAGCTGGACTCGTCCGGCTATTTTTGACTGGTTACAACAGCAAGGAAATATCACTGAACATGAAATGTTCCGAACTTTTAATTGCGGTGTGGGTCTGATAATAGTATTGCCAGATTCTGATGTGCAAAATGCTATTGATATCTTAAATAGCTTAGGCGAAACAGCATGGAAACTGGGTTCAATTGAAGCGCAATCCCCTCAGGATGAGCAGGTAGAGATAATATAA
- a CDS encoding M48 family metalloprotease: MTSAQVNDSNKRNALPEIGVVASEAISLDKEVLIGDILMRQLRGQAPLVNDPLLDEYLQDLGNRLVVQSDNVKFPFEFFLLNNPDINAFAFFGGHVGVHTGLIFYADNESELASVLAHEIAHVTQRHIARKIQAQQKSSPLQIASVFGGLLLALANPEAGIAAVSATNAAAQQSSINYTRSNEQEADRIGIQVLAESGYDPNATASFFGKLAEKYRLRSTPFAYLMTHPLPQSRIADARSRAASFEVRQVPERLSFHLAKARILARYYGNPKDNIHYFSSALDKHQYVYKQSAQYGLALSYLANEQYDEAKVLIDQLRAQEPDNLFYVDTATDIAIELKDFDPAIAMLEQQARSTPRNRVVTLNLANLLIKKGEIARATSLLKDYLLINPNNMLALQLLTDAYGSSRQMLEMHQSKAEIFALVAAYPRAIDELHSAYNFAADRKLEKQRIKARIDQLRDAQDRMRNL, from the coding sequence ATGACGTCGGCACAAGTTAATGATAGCAATAAGCGTAACGCCCTCCCTGAAATAGGTGTGGTGGCTTCAGAAGCGATTAGTTTAGATAAAGAAGTGCTAATCGGCGATATCTTGATGCGTCAGTTACGTGGCCAAGCCCCCCTAGTCAATGACCCTCTGTTGGATGAATATTTGCAGGATTTGGGTAATCGATTAGTGGTCCAGTCAGATAATGTGAAATTTCCATTTGAATTCTTTTTATTAAACAACCCGGATATTAACGCATTTGCATTCTTTGGCGGGCACGTCGGCGTACACACAGGCTTAATCTTTTATGCCGATAATGAAAGTGAACTAGCATCGGTGTTAGCTCACGAAATCGCCCACGTGACCCAACGTCATATCGCACGCAAGATTCAAGCTCAACAAAAATCATCCCCTTTGCAAATCGCCTCTGTATTTGGTGGATTATTACTTGCTCTTGCCAATCCAGAAGCAGGTATAGCCGCCGTTAGTGCGACAAATGCAGCGGCCCAACAATCGTCAATTAATTATACTCGCAGTAATGAACAAGAGGCAGATCGAATAGGTATACAGGTTTTAGCCGAAAGTGGCTATGATCCCAATGCAACCGCCTCTTTTTTTGGTAAATTAGCTGAAAAATACCGTCTTCGCTCTACCCCTTTTGCTTATTTAATGACCCACCCCCTCCCTCAATCACGGATTGCGGATGCTAGAAGTCGTGCCGCATCCTTTGAAGTTCGACAGGTCCCAGAAAGGCTCAGCTTTCACTTAGCAAAAGCGCGTATCCTAGCGAGATATTATGGGAATCCTAAAGATAATATTCATTATTTTTCCAGTGCGTTGGACAAACATCAGTACGTGTACAAACAAAGTGCTCAATACGGACTTGCCCTTTCCTATTTAGCCAATGAACAATATGACGAAGCCAAAGTACTGATTGATCAACTGCGTGCGCAAGAACCAGACAATTTATTTTACGTCGATACTGCGACCGATATTGCTATTGAGCTAAAAGATTTTGACCCTGCTATTGCCATGCTGGAACAGCAAGCCAGAAGCACTCCTCGCAACAGAGTAGTTACTTTGAACCTTGCCAACCTATTGATCAAGAAAGGCGAAATAGCGCGAGCTACCAGCTTGCTAAAAGATTACCTATTAATTAACCCTAATAACATGCTTGCTTTGCAACTGCTAACCGATGCCTACGGCTCCAGTCGCCAAATGCTTGAAATGCATCAAAGCAAAGCAGAAATTTTTGCCTTAGTTGCAGCCTATCCAAGAGCAATTGATGAATTGCACAGTGCCTATAATTTTGCAGCTGACCGAAAGCTTGAAAAACAACGGATAAAAGCCAGAATTGACCAGTTGAGAGACGCTCAAGATAGAATGAGAAACCTATAG
- a CDS encoding DUF2066 domain-containing protein, which translates to MRILIFLCLLCVSLTWAIPAEGGVIDDLFHASVEIDDQSTVQQQKAVKQAFSQVLVKVSGNRSLLADEKIKKQITRAKDFLLSYRFSIDKDKITYHAEFDVQKVENIIRTVGFPIWGKRRPETLIWLAVEQQQGGKRKLVAADSFPALVEQSKHIAQQRGITVSFPVLDLIDIQKISVYDVWSSYTQSLLVASERYGAEYMVAARLFYRSESAHPTSSKAEQADTNPDVANVWVLEWTMSRKDDFSSGEVIGLTQAVAIENLIETLADRLADKYSISAVSDGVNGNSTELKISQVDSLSAYTEVLSFLSSLSVVTSAELIEIQGDVATFKLKLFGNMDNLKEALLLEDRIETPQDNSTQQINEKPYRWKR; encoded by the coding sequence ATGCGAATTTTGATTTTTCTGTGTCTTTTATGTGTCTCCCTTACATGGGCAATTCCTGCCGAAGGGGGCGTAATTGATGATTTGTTTCACGCTTCTGTTGAAATCGATGACCAATCCACAGTACAGCAGCAAAAAGCGGTAAAACAAGCATTTTCTCAAGTATTAGTGAAGGTCAGTGGTAATCGCTCCTTGCTTGCCGATGAAAAAATTAAGAAACAGATAACCCGTGCCAAAGATTTTCTATTGTCTTATCGTTTTTCAATAGATAAAGATAAAATCACTTATCACGCAGAGTTTGATGTTCAAAAAGTTGAAAATATAATTCGTACTGTTGGTTTTCCTATTTGGGGTAAACGTCGGCCAGAAACCCTTATCTGGCTTGCCGTGGAACAGCAACAAGGTGGTAAACGTAAGTTAGTTGCCGCTGACTCCTTTCCTGCACTTGTGGAGCAATCGAAGCATATCGCTCAGCAAAGAGGTATAACGGTTAGTTTTCCGGTGTTAGATCTAATTGATATCCAAAAGATTAGTGTTTACGACGTGTGGTCTAGTTATACCCAAAGTCTGCTTGTCGCCAGTGAGCGTTACGGCGCTGAATATATGGTGGCTGCACGGTTATTTTATAGAAGTGAGTCAGCGCACCCAACTAGCAGCAAAGCAGAACAAGCAGATACAAACCCAGACGTTGCTAATGTATGGGTGTTAGAATGGACAATGAGTCGTAAAGATGACTTTTCATCCGGTGAGGTTATAGGCTTGACCCAAGCTGTAGCCATTGAAAATCTAATCGAAACCCTTGCTGATAGACTAGCTGACAAGTATTCAATCAGCGCTGTCTCTGATGGTGTCAATGGAAATAGTACCGAATTGAAGATTAGCCAAGTTGACAGCCTTTCGGCCTATACTGAAGTATTAAGCTTTTTATCTAGTCTGTCTGTTGTAACCAGTGCAGAACTAATTGAAATTCAAGGTGATGTTGCTACTTTCAAGCTGAAATTGTTTGGCAATATGGATAACCTAAAAGAAGCTTTACTATTGGAAGACCGGATCGAAACACCTCAGGATAATTCGACTCAGCAGATTAACGAAAAGCCTTATCGTTGGAAACGCTAA
- the wrbA gene encoding NAD(P)H:quinone oxidoreductase, with the protein MVKPILVLYYSLHGSTRHLAHKIAQGIEMQGGEAMIRTVAKISDGFTQQQPAVPQSGDPYVTHEELANCSGLALGSPTRFGNMAGAMKYFWDSTVNHWVAGSLNGKPACVFTSTSSMHGGQESTLLSMMLPLLHHGMVISGLPYNEPQLHTTQTGGTPYGASHVSLGKQSTALSQDEIALCIAQGKRLADLAKKLG; encoded by the coding sequence ATAGTGAAACCTATATTAGTATTGTATTACAGCTTACACGGGTCCACCCGCCACCTAGCCCACAAAATAGCCCAGGGTATTGAAATGCAAGGTGGGGAGGCGATGATCCGTACCGTGGCCAAAATTAGTGATGGTTTTACTCAGCAACAACCCGCTGTTCCGCAAAGTGGTGACCCATATGTGACCCACGAAGAACTTGCCAACTGCAGTGGCTTGGCACTTGGCAGCCCAACACGCTTTGGCAACATGGCTGGGGCCATGAAATACTTTTGGGATTCAACAGTCAATCATTGGGTCGCTGGTAGTCTCAATGGCAAACCTGCCTGTGTGTTTACCTCAACAAGTAGTATGCACGGTGGGCAAGAATCGACGCTACTTTCCATGATGTTACCCTTGTTGCACCATGGCATGGTGATCTCTGGACTACCTTATAACGAACCACAGCTGCATACCACGCAGACCGGGGGCACCCCCTATGGCGCATCTCATGTTAGCCTTGGTAAACAATCTACAGCGTTAAGCCAAGATGAAATAGCGTTATGTATTGCTCAGGGAAAACGCCTAGCAGACCTTGCAAAGAAATTAGGATAA
- the arsC gene encoding arsenate reductase (glutaredoxin) (This arsenate reductase requires both glutathione and glutaredoxin to convert arsenate to arsenite, after which the efflux transporter formed by ArsA and ArsB can extrude the arsenite from the cell, providing resistance.), which translates to MTQLEILHNPRCSKSRQTLELLKQNGHDPVVIEYLKHPLSKQQITQIIEKLSIQHPRLMMRTKEAEFSELGLNHEDTSIDAFIEAMVSHPKLIERPIVITENKARIGRPPESVLEIL; encoded by the coding sequence ATGACCCAATTAGAAATATTGCATAATCCACGGTGTAGCAAAAGTCGGCAAACACTTGAATTACTCAAACAAAATGGCCATGACCCGGTTGTAATTGAATACCTAAAACATCCTTTAAGTAAGCAACAAATTACCCAAATAATTGAGAAGTTATCGATCCAACATCCTCGTTTGATGATGCGTACTAAAGAAGCAGAGTTTTCGGAATTAGGGCTTAATCACGAGGACACCAGTATAGATGCTTTTATTGAAGCCATGGTTTCCCATCCAAAATTAATCGAAAGGCCAATCGTTATTACCGAAAACAAGGCTCGGATTGGACGTCCGCCGGAATCAGTTTTGGAAATCCTATAG
- a CDS encoding TlpA disulfide reductase family protein — MKKFGFILVCVMAGGLGLYLSPSLQYDFKTLNGKQFRWHELKQQYIIVNYFAEWCAPCLKEIPQLNIFSQYAQQQADVVLFAVNFDNLDESKLKQLKQKYSMKFDIISGLPNNPPFNRPRALPATFIISPQGELIKELNGEMTNEELQNIIEKLRTL, encoded by the coding sequence TTGAAAAAATTCGGATTTATTTTAGTATGTGTAATGGCTGGCGGTTTGGGATTGTATTTATCACCATCATTGCAATATGACTTCAAGACCTTAAACGGCAAGCAGTTTAGATGGCACGAACTTAAGCAACAATACATAATAGTTAATTACTTCGCTGAATGGTGCGCCCCTTGCCTGAAAGAAATTCCCCAACTTAATATATTCAGTCAATATGCTCAGCAACAAGCTGATGTAGTTTTATTTGCGGTCAATTTTGACAATTTAGATGAGAGCAAGCTTAAGCAACTGAAGCAAAAATACAGTATGAAATTTGATATAATTTCAGGCCTTCCCAATAACCCTCCTTTCAACAGACCCAGGGCCTTGCCTGCTACCTTTATCATTTCTCCTCAAGGTGAGTTGATAAAAGAGTTAAACGGCGAAATGACGAATGAGGAATTACAAAATATTATTGAGAAACTTAGAACTCTATAG